A single window of Anaerocolumna chitinilytica DNA harbors:
- a CDS encoding DUF2318 domain-containing protein produces the protein MTNKQNKKSNTTRYLILTISVLAILAIAFGFNSFGKPAGSGGDSDKLRAAKVTDSDIVIPVKDITETAKFFPAKIDGTELEVLAVKAPDGTIRTAFNTCQVCYSSGKGYYKQEGDELVCQNCGNHFSMDQVEVVKGGCNPVPITDEYKTADDTSITISKDYLTEATVIFQNWK, from the coding sequence ATGACGAACAAACAGAATAAAAAATCAAATACGACGAGATACTTAATTCTTACAATCTCTGTTCTCGCAATACTGGCAATTGCCTTTGGCTTCAATAGCTTTGGAAAACCAGCCGGAAGCGGAGGAGATTCGGATAAATTAAGGGCAGCTAAAGTAACAGACAGTGATATTGTTATACCGGTTAAGGACATTACGGAAACAGCTAAGTTCTTTCCTGCAAAGATTGACGGTACTGAATTGGAAGTGCTGGCGGTAAAAGCTCCGGATGGTACAATTAGGACAGCCTTTAATACCTGCCAGGTCTGCTATTCTTCCGGAAAAGGCTATTACAAGCAAGAGGGAGACGAGCTGGTGTGCCAGAACTGCGGAAATCATTTCTCAATGGATCAGGTAGAAGTTGTAAAAGGCGGCTGTAATCCGGTTCCGATTACCGATGAATATAAAACAGCAGATGACACTTCGATTACAATCAGCAAAGATTATCTAACCGAAGCTACGGTGATTTTTCAAAATTGGAAATAA
- a CDS encoding carbohydrate-binding protein codes for MIKIALYNKEDECFMEQEDNEHIHHLLFHKYKDGDRIVIDTDNPQFLSVKLDASIEKADVYSIGGRFEFPIPFGEDRMPYPAGAFEGEYHILDISVQPSELWKEERDISTNPLDVRYESTVFPHCKASVETRDESIFAARNTIDGLKETCGHGVWPFTSWGDNEDPDAEIQIDFGRLVVMNKLIINLRSDFPHDNYWKQLDVIFGNGCTMTLQLNKTGRDQIYDLNGMIAESVKLCKLIKDEKDPSPFPALTHWRVLGKEYLK; via the coding sequence ATGATTAAGATTGCATTATATAATAAAGAAGATGAATGCTTCATGGAGCAAGAAGATAATGAACACATTCATCATTTGTTATTTCACAAGTATAAGGATGGAGATCGTATTGTTATTGATACGGATAACCCCCAATTTCTTAGCGTAAAGCTGGATGCTAGTATTGAAAAGGCGGATGTTTATAGTATTGGCGGAAGATTTGAATTCCCGATTCCTTTTGGCGAAGATAGAATGCCATATCCTGCAGGGGCATTTGAAGGAGAATATCATATTCTGGATATTTCAGTGCAACCGTCTGAGTTATGGAAGGAAGAGAGGGATATCAGCACAAATCCCTTGGATGTGCGTTATGAATCTACGGTATTTCCTCATTGCAAAGCAAGTGTAGAAACAAGGGATGAATCTATCTTTGCCGCAAGGAATACCATTGATGGTCTGAAAGAAACCTGCGGACATGGTGTATGGCCCTTTACCTCATGGGGAGATAACGAGGACCCGGATGCTGAAATTCAGATTGATTTTGGCCGTCTTGTTGTAATGAATAAGCTGATAATAAATCTAAGGTCAGATTTTCCCCATGATAATTACTGGAAGCAGCTTGATGTTATTTTTGGAAATGGCTGTACAATGACACTGCAATTAAATAAGACAGGCAGGGATCAGATATATGATTTGAACGGAATGATTGCAGAAAGTGTGAAATTGTGCAAACTTATAAAAGATGAGAAGGATCCTTCCCCATTTCCTGCTTTGACACATTGGCGGGTACTTGGTAAAGAATATCTCAAATAA
- a CDS encoding response regulator transcription factor, whose translation MEKEGLHLLIADDEENILTAMVNYIRKNTTVFTRIDSVSNGQEALDLIYRNRPDVMLLDVQMPVKTGIEVMEESRVAGICPETIILSGYDTFSYAQQAIRLGARDYLLKPCKAIEILTKLESFAVQKIKKNTALESEKNYQVKMAKKYIKEHLTEELSLALVAERVGLSMAYLSTLFTQNLGCGFVDYLNQERINRACAYMHDGKMKVYEIAFKVGFHDDKYFSRVFKKVTGMSPSVYRQNIGIYEEESMITF comes from the coding sequence ATGGAGAAGGAAGGTTTACATTTATTAATAGCTGATGATGAGGAGAATATCCTTACAGCTATGGTTAATTATATTCGAAAAAATACAACTGTTTTTACCAGAATTGATTCTGTCAGCAATGGACAGGAGGCATTGGATTTAATTTACCGAAATCGGCCGGATGTTATGCTTTTGGATGTTCAGATGCCGGTGAAAACCGGTATTGAGGTCATGGAGGAATCCAGGGTGGCAGGAATCTGTCCGGAGACTATTATTCTATCCGGATATGATACATTTTCCTATGCCCAGCAGGCAATTCGACTGGGGGCCAGAGATTATTTATTAAAGCCCTGCAAAGCAATAGAGATTCTTACCAAGCTGGAAAGTTTTGCAGTACAAAAAATAAAAAAGAATACGGCTTTAGAGTCAGAAAAAAATTACCAGGTTAAAATGGCAAAAAAATACATCAAGGAACATCTGACAGAGGAGTTAAGCCTTGCATTGGTAGCTGAGAGAGTCGGTTTGTCTATGGCATATCTTTCAACTTTATTTACCCAGAACCTGGGCTGTGGTTTTGTTGATTATCTGAATCAGGAGAGAATAAACAGAGCCTGTGCCTATATGCACGACGGGAAAATGAAAGTCTATGAAATAGCCTTTAAGGTAGGATTTCATGATGATAAATATTTCTCCAGAGTGTTTAAAAAGGTAACCGGAATGAGTCCTTCGGTGTATCGGCAAAATATCGGTATTTATGAAGAGGAGAGTATGATTACCTTTTAG